From the Candidatus Binatia bacterium genome, one window contains:
- a CDS encoding septal ring lytic transglycosylase RlpA family protein: protein MRERPGGAPVVFAGLAALMLLAPACATRAPQSPSTTVGVASWYGPGFHGRATASGERYDQNEMTAAHRTWPLGTPVRVTHLENGRSIVVRINDRGPYVDDREIDLSYGAAQRLGMVQAGTAEVRLDPIRTYEGPPRAVRFAVQVGSFVTEPHAVAMRTQVARLRGIGMAPLRRGPRDVYVAKAHRAEQTLYRVRVGLCANRDEAEDLAIELGRAGLDSLVVEEIVAIH from the coding sequence GTGCGAGAGCGCCCGGGGGGAGCCCCCGTTGTCTTCGCAGGCCTGGCGGCCCTGATGCTTCTCGCGCCGGCGTGCGCGACGCGGGCGCCGCAGAGTCCCAGCACGACGGTCGGGGTGGCCTCCTGGTACGGGCCCGGGTTTCACGGCCGCGCGACAGCGAGCGGTGAGCGGTACGATCAGAACGAGATGACGGCCGCGCACCGGACATGGCCTCTTGGAACGCCGGTTCGGGTGACGCATCTCGAGAACGGGCGCTCGATCGTGGTGCGGATCAACGATCGCGGACCGTACGTGGATGATCGGGAGATCGACCTCTCCTACGGCGCGGCGCAGCGGCTCGGGATGGTGCAGGCCGGGACAGCCGAGGTGCGACTGGATCCGATCCGGACGTACGAAGGGCCACCACGCGCTGTTCGCTTCGCGGTACAGGTCGGTTCATTCGTGACCGAACCGCATGCGGTCGCGATGCGCACGCAGGTCGCGAGGCTGCGCGGGATCGGGATGGCGCCACTGCGGCGTGGGCCGCGGGACGTCTATGTCGCCAAGGCGCACCGCGCCGAGCAGACGCTGTACCGGGTGCGCGTGGGACTCTGCGCGAACCGCGACGAGGCGGAAGACCTCGCAATCGAGTTGGGGCGCGCCGGATTGGATTCGCTGGTCGTAGAAGAGATCGTGGCGATTCACTGA
- a CDS encoding YebC/PmpR family DNA-binding transcriptional regulator → MSGHSKWSTIKHKKAAKDAKRGKIFTKLIREITVATRLGNSGDPNFNPRLRTAIIGAKAASMPNDNIERAIKKGTGDAGGAVYEDVVYEGYGPGGVALLVRTLTDNRNRTVADVRGVFTKHGGNMGEAGCVNWMFHRKGVLLVDRAAVEEESLMELALEAGAEDVADSGEVWEITTDPEAFEPVRDSLEKGSIEVNSAEIAMLPENTVKIGGTDAEKLLKLIDALEDNDDVQSVAANADFDEEALAQLGA, encoded by the coding sequence ATGTCCGGCCATTCCAAGTGGAGCACAATCAAGCACAAGAAGGCGGCGAAGGACGCCAAGCGCGGCAAGATCTTCACGAAGCTGATTCGTGAAATCACCGTCGCAACGCGCCTCGGCAACAGCGGAGACCCGAACTTCAACCCGCGCCTACGCACCGCGATCATCGGGGCCAAGGCCGCGAGTATGCCCAATGACAACATCGAACGGGCGATCAAGAAGGGTACGGGGGACGCCGGTGGCGCGGTCTACGAAGACGTCGTCTACGAGGGGTACGGTCCTGGTGGTGTCGCGCTCCTCGTTCGGACGCTCACCGACAATCGCAACCGCACCGTTGCCGATGTCCGCGGGGTCTTCACGAAGCACGGCGGAAACATGGGCGAAGCCGGCTGTGTGAACTGGATGTTCCATCGCAAGGGAGTTCTCTTGGTCGATCGGGCTGCGGTCGAGGAAGAGAGCCTGATGGAGCTCGCGCTCGAAGCCGGCGCCGAGGACGTCGCCGATTCCGGCGAGGTCTGGGAGATTACGACGGATCCCGAGGCCTTCGAGCCGGTCCGGGACTCGCTCGAGAAGGGCTCGATCGAGGTCAACAGCGCCGAGATCGCGATGCTGCCCGAGAACACCGTGAAAATTGGAGGGACCGACGCCGAGAAGCTGCTGAAGCTGATCGACGCCCTCGAAGACAACGACGACGTGCAGAGTGTGGCCGCCAACGCAGACTTTGACGAGGAGGCGCTGGCGCAGCTGGGAGCGTGA
- the ruvC gene encoding crossover junction endodeoxyribonuclease RuvC, which yields MVRGGRGARREGGAAIERGEGWGRNVRVLGVDPGSRKTGWGLIEEAGGDLRSLGSGVAASGNGEISERLARIGEQIEAILDEWKPNAVAIEKAFVGKNVASALRLGEVRGVILASAGRRRLPVVDYPPATVKVAVAGAGAATKEMVARGVSALLNVDAIAGDATDALAVAVCHVRHDRFRSRLRSSTVVAPAVRARVRVVRGGR from the coding sequence GTGGTCCGCGGAGGCCGCGGCGCGCGCAGGGAAGGTGGAGCCGCGATTGAACGCGGAGAGGGGTGGGGCCGGAACGTGCGTGTACTCGGGGTCGATCCGGGATCGCGGAAGACGGGCTGGGGTTTGATCGAAGAGGCCGGCGGAGATCTGCGAAGCCTGGGTTCCGGCGTTGCTGCTTCGGGTAACGGCGAGATCAGCGAACGCCTCGCGAGGATCGGCGAACAGATTGAGGCGATCCTCGACGAGTGGAAGCCCAACGCCGTGGCGATTGAGAAGGCATTCGTGGGCAAGAACGTGGCGAGCGCGCTGCGCCTCGGCGAAGTCCGGGGGGTGATTCTGGCGAGCGCCGGTCGCCGTCGACTGCCGGTCGTCGACTATCCTCCGGCGACGGTGAAGGTGGCTGTCGCGGGGGCGGGCGCGGCAACCAAGGAGATGGTCGCGCGCGGCGTGAGTGCTCTGCTTAACGTCGACGCGATCGCGGGTGACGCGACCGATGCTCTGGCGGTCGCGGTCTGTCATGTCCGTCACGACCGGTTCCGGAGTCGCCTGCGGTCGTCGACCGTCGTGGCTCCCGCCGTTCGTGCGCGCGTCCGCGTGGTGCGAGGCGGCCGATGA
- the ruvA gene encoding Holliday junction branch migration protein RuvA, with protein MIGGLRGKVAHKEPGRLLIDVGGVLYEVMVSLQAFSQLPKEGAAVKVDVVTHVREDAFVLYAFVDPAEKLLFAWLRGVNGVGPKLALNILSGIPAQDLRGALGAGDVPRLCKIPGVGKKMAERLVLELKERSGEPAEVPGAGPPARAAGEEALSALVNLGYKRAEAERVVESLSPDLSLEETIREALRRFAR; from the coding sequence ATGATCGGCGGGCTGCGCGGCAAGGTCGCGCACAAAGAGCCCGGTCGTCTCCTAATCGACGTCGGCGGAGTCCTGTACGAAGTGATGGTGTCCCTGCAGGCCTTCTCGCAGCTCCCGAAGGAGGGCGCCGCGGTCAAGGTGGACGTCGTGACCCACGTTCGGGAAGACGCCTTCGTCCTTTACGCCTTCGTGGATCCCGCAGAGAAACTGCTGTTTGCCTGGCTGCGGGGCGTGAACGGGGTCGGTCCGAAGCTCGCCCTGAACATCCTCTCCGGGATTCCCGCGCAGGACCTGCGGGGCGCTCTCGGCGCGGGCGACGTTCCGCGGCTCTGCAAAATCCCCGGCGTGGGCAAGAAAATGGCCGAGAGGCTCGTCCTGGAGTTGAAGGAGCGCTCCGGGGAGCCCGCGGAGGTTCCCGGTGCAGGTCCCCCGGCCCGCGCGGCCGGCGAAGAGGCACTGTCGGCGCTCGTCAACCTGGGGTACAAACGGGCAGAGGCCGAACGAGTCGTGGAATCCCTGTCGCCTGACCTGTCTCTCGAGGAGACCATCCGGGAAGCTCTTCGGAGGTTTGCGCGCTGA
- the ruvB gene encoding Holliday junction branch migration DNA helicase RuvB, translating to MALDPDAPDLDEEDAAPAPELGPAEEEVRFDASLRPEALGDYVGQDAIRHTLGIAIQAAQERGDVLDHVLLCGPPGLGKTSLAQIIAREMGVRCRKTQGPAVDRGGDLAAILSDLDAGDVLFIDEIHGLPRKVEEVLYPAMEDFELDLIVGQGPTARSMRLSLKPFTLVGATTRAGMLDAPLRDRFGSTFRLEFYAVAELARILHRSAEILGVDLRAEGADEIARRSRGTPRIANRHLKRVRDYGQVEHPSRPIDENIAAAGLELHRVDPGGLEPMDHQILLAVLDRFDGGPVGVESLAAMLGEERETLEAVYEPFLVQEGYLERTPRGRIATRRAYDHFGRQVPTGPRQGRLL from the coding sequence ATGGCGCTCGATCCCGACGCGCCCGACCTGGATGAGGAGGACGCCGCGCCCGCCCCGGAACTGGGCCCCGCGGAGGAGGAGGTCCGGTTCGACGCCTCCCTGCGCCCGGAGGCCCTCGGCGACTACGTCGGCCAGGACGCGATCCGCCACACGCTTGGCATCGCTATTCAGGCCGCGCAGGAGCGCGGGGACGTTCTCGACCACGTGTTGCTCTGCGGCCCACCCGGCCTGGGCAAGACGTCGCTCGCTCAGATCATCGCCCGCGAGATGGGTGTGCGCTGTCGCAAGACTCAGGGGCCGGCCGTCGACCGCGGGGGCGACCTCGCGGCAATTCTCTCCGATCTCGACGCAGGGGACGTCCTTTTCATCGACGAGATCCACGGCCTGCCGCGCAAGGTCGAAGAGGTGCTCTATCCGGCGATGGAGGACTTTGAGCTAGACCTGATCGTCGGGCAGGGGCCGACGGCCCGCAGCATGCGGCTCTCGCTCAAGCCCTTCACTCTGGTCGGCGCGACGACGCGCGCCGGCATGTTGGATGCGCCGCTGCGCGATCGGTTCGGTTCGACGTTTCGTCTCGAGTTCTACGCGGTGGCCGAGCTCGCCCGCATCCTGCATCGGTCGGCCGAGATCCTCGGCGTGGACCTGCGCGCGGAGGGAGCCGATGAGATCGCTCGGCGCTCGCGCGGCACACCGCGTATCGCGAACCGCCATCTGAAGAGAGTGCGCGACTACGGGCAGGTCGAGCACCCGTCTCGCCCGATCGACGAGAACATCGCAGCGGCCGGTCTCGAGTTGCACCGCGTGGATCCCGGCGGCCTCGAGCCGATGGACCATCAGATCCTCCTCGCCGTTCTCGATCGTTTCGACGGCGGTCCGGTGGGCGTCGAGAGCCTCGCCGCGATGCTCGGGGAAGAACGCGAGACGCTCGAAGCCGTCTACGAGCCGTTCCTCGTACAAGAGGGCTACCTGGAACGAACGCCTCGCGGTCGCATCGCGACTCGTCGCGCCTACGATCACTTTGGCCGGCAGGTGCCGACTGGGCCGCGCCAGGGCCGTCTTCTCTAG
- a CDS encoding HAMP domain-containing protein codes for MSDDTQNEPSPEPPEGGEGAGRLWRRREATLLVAAIAAALFFLVFETRMPPFSSSQTVSQNVAFFLLINLNIVLILLVVFLIGRNIVKLVIERRQRVLGSHLRTRLVLGFVAVAITPAVLLFIVALGFIQSSIENWFSVQVESALEGSLDMSETYYRESMATALHQAQELARRLGPAKRKLSGQKRLIEVKQQEYQAATVQIFDMEGKPLERVEAAGLSPSLSWPPSEGFLAQVIEHGESAEVVATPDGEILRAAVRIVRKSGKTRGIVVVEQSVPRSVERRADEIEQSYRQYKQLRLQRRPLINNYVLTLLLTSLVVVFGGTWLGFTIARSLTGPLQRLAEGTRRVAEGHLDEQIPQGSGSDEIATLVTAFNRMTANLRTTHTALAERRQALETILGNIAGGVVSIDRQARIETVNEAARSMLGIEEDAVGMPFRQWFSSPRFAAIRELLSELDKRAQQGIWEKLPPQRISIEHEDGGADILASGVVLRIEEGDAVGALLFFEDITEIRKVQRMEAWREVARRIAHEIKNPLTPIQLSAQRLRKVYAEQLGGSVLDQSTRTIIAEVEVLKNLVSEFANFARLPSGPHLPTDLNELVDEALGLFREAHRQIGFKFERDERVPRLDLDRDGIRRVLTNMLDNGVASILQARGQDPAVAAVADGEGEVVGHITLSTRLEASRGLVRLEIADDGSGMSAEVKARLFEPYFSTKAQGTGLGLAIASQVIADHRAFIRVRDNRPQGSRFVIEFPYRRAGAPGDAGQT; via the coding sequence ATGAGCGACGACACCCAGAACGAGCCGTCGCCGGAACCTCCGGAAGGGGGGGAGGGCGCCGGTCGGTTGTGGCGTCGCCGCGAGGCGACTCTGCTCGTCGCGGCCATCGCGGCTGCACTCTTCTTCCTCGTCTTCGAGACGCGGATGCCTCCGTTCTCCAGCAGTCAGACGGTGAGCCAGAACGTCGCGTTCTTCCTCCTCATCAATCTGAACATCGTTCTGATCCTGCTGGTGGTGTTCCTGATCGGCCGGAACATCGTGAAGCTGGTCATCGAGCGTCGGCAACGGGTCCTCGGCTCGCACCTGCGAACACGGCTCGTCCTCGGATTTGTCGCCGTTGCGATCACGCCGGCCGTGCTGCTGTTCATCGTCGCGCTCGGGTTCATTCAAAGCTCGATTGAGAACTGGTTCTCGGTGCAGGTCGAGAGTGCACTCGAAGGCTCACTCGACATGTCGGAGACGTACTACCGCGAGTCGATGGCGACGGCGCTGCATCAGGCGCAGGAGTTGGCCAGACGGCTCGGCCCCGCGAAGCGGAAGCTCTCGGGGCAGAAGCGGTTGATCGAAGTGAAGCAGCAGGAGTACCAGGCCGCGACCGTGCAGATCTTCGACATGGAGGGGAAGCCGCTGGAGCGCGTCGAGGCCGCCGGCCTGAGTCCGAGTCTCAGTTGGCCGCCGTCCGAGGGTTTCCTGGCCCAGGTCATCGAGCACGGCGAGAGCGCCGAGGTCGTCGCGACTCCTGACGGCGAGATCTTGCGCGCTGCGGTCCGCATTGTGAGGAAGTCCGGGAAGACGCGCGGGATCGTCGTCGTCGAGCAGAGCGTTCCGAGGAGCGTGGAGCGACGCGCCGACGAGATCGAGCAGAGCTATCGGCAGTACAAGCAGCTCCGTCTGCAGCGGCGCCCGCTGATCAACAACTACGTCCTCACGCTCTTGTTGACGTCTCTCGTCGTCGTCTTCGGCGGAACATGGCTTGGCTTTACGATCGCTCGGAGCCTAACCGGCCCGCTCCAACGGCTGGCCGAGGGGACACGGCGAGTTGCCGAGGGCCATCTCGACGAGCAGATCCCGCAGGGGTCGGGCAGCGATGAGATCGCCACGTTGGTGACCGCCTTCAACCGGATGACCGCGAACTTGCGGACCACGCACACCGCGCTCGCGGAACGCCGGCAGGCCCTCGAGACGATTCTGGGCAACATCGCCGGTGGTGTGGTGTCGATCGATCGCCAGGCGAGAATCGAAACCGTGAACGAGGCGGCGCGCAGCATGCTCGGCATCGAAGAAGACGCGGTTGGGATGCCCTTTCGGCAGTGGTTCTCGAGTCCGCGCTTCGCCGCGATCCGCGAATTGCTATCCGAACTCGACAAGCGGGCGCAGCAGGGTATCTGGGAGAAGCTGCCGCCGCAGCGGATCTCGATCGAGCACGAAGACGGTGGCGCGGACATCCTCGCGTCCGGCGTCGTCCTGCGAATCGAGGAGGGCGATGCGGTCGGGGCTCTGCTGTTCTTCGAGGACATCACCGAGATCCGAAAGGTCCAACGCATGGAAGCGTGGCGCGAGGTCGCGCGCCGCATCGCGCACGAGATCAAGAACCCGCTCACGCCGATCCAGCTCTCCGCGCAACGTCTGCGCAAGGTATACGCAGAGCAGCTTGGCGGATCCGTTTTGGATCAGAGTACGCGGACCATCATCGCCGAGGTCGAAGTTCTGAAGAACCTCGTGAGCGAGTTTGCGAACTTTGCGCGGCTCCCGTCGGGGCCGCACTTGCCGACGGACCTGAACGAACTCGTGGACGAGGCCCTCGGGCTGTTCCGTGAGGCGCACCGCCAGATCGGCTTCAAATTTGAGAGGGACGAGCGGGTTCCGCGGCTCGATCTCGACCGGGACGGCATCCGCCGCGTTCTCACGAACATGTTGGACAACGGAGTCGCGTCGATCCTCCAGGCGCGCGGGCAGGACCCGGCCGTGGCCGCTGTCGCCGACGGTGAAGGGGAGGTCGTCGGGCACATCACCCTGTCGACGCGGCTCGAGGCCAGCCGTGGTCTCGTCCGGCTCGAGATCGCCGACGACGGCTCCGGAATGTCCGCCGAGGTGAAGGCGCGGCTGTTCGAGCCCTATTTTTCCACCAAGGCGCAGGGGACCGGTCTGGGCCTCGCGATCGCCTCCCAGGTCATCGCGGATCACCGGGCGTTCATCCGGGTCCGGGACAATCGGCCGCAGGGAAGCCGCTTCGTCATCGAGTTCCCTTACCGCCGGGCGGGCGCCCCGGGGGACGCCGGGCAGACCTGA
- the lpxC gene encoding UDP-3-O-acyl-N-acetylglucosamine deacetylase, with amino-acid sequence MSTNILVVDDEEKIRETLRGVLSDEGYTVSDAGDGRTALDSLRATRPDLVILDVWLPEIDGISLLEEIKRIYADLPVIIICGHANIEAAVRATRLGASDFIEKPFSLDALLASIARALGKGEGDGSSPAESVVPLASDGDAQSVRPQRTIGKSVVASGHGLHTGVRTGVILHPAGPGTGIVFQSLATEKSVPAHVDFADSTGYATTLFRGGFGAKTVEHLLATLNAYGITNLIVKMEGEVPALDGSALGFCRMLDEAGIQEQAGAGIKLYEVDQRFEAREENATLVVEPYDGFVIDYTLDYPAPVGEQRYVFEYSGPESFRDQIAPARTFGFVQEFTQLASVGLAAGGRLDNCILIGDDGVVNGELRFEDEFVRHKILDVMGDFALLGRPIRGRIVARATGHRHNVGMVRTLLAAAA; translated from the coding sequence ATGTCGACCAACATCCTGGTCGTGGACGACGAAGAGAAGATCCGCGAGACTCTGCGCGGAGTGCTCTCCGACGAAGGCTACACGGTGTCCGACGCGGGCGACGGGCGGACCGCCCTCGATTCGCTGCGCGCCACGCGGCCCGACCTCGTCATCCTGGATGTCTGGCTGCCCGAGATCGACGGCATCTCGCTCCTCGAAGAGATCAAGCGCATCTACGCGGACCTTCCGGTCATCATCATCTGCGGTCACGCGAATATCGAGGCCGCCGTTCGGGCCACTCGCCTCGGCGCGTCGGACTTCATCGAAAAGCCGTTCTCTCTCGACGCACTCCTCGCCTCGATCGCGCGCGCGCTCGGGAAGGGCGAGGGCGACGGTAGCTCGCCGGCCGAGTCGGTCGTTCCGCTCGCAAGCGATGGCGACGCGCAGAGCGTGCGCCCCCAGCGGACGATCGGCAAGAGCGTCGTGGCGAGCGGGCACGGGCTCCACACGGGAGTCCGAACCGGCGTTATCCTTCATCCGGCAGGCCCCGGCACCGGAATCGTGTTCCAAAGTCTCGCGACGGAAAAGTCGGTGCCGGCGCACGTCGATTTCGCCGACTCGACCGGATACGCGACCACGCTGTTCCGAGGCGGATTCGGTGCGAAGACCGTCGAACATCTCCTCGCGACACTGAACGCCTACGGCATCACCAACCTGATCGTGAAGATGGAAGGCGAAGTTCCGGCGCTCGACGGCTCCGCGCTCGGGTTCTGCCGGATGCTCGATGAGGCCGGCATACAAGAACAGGCCGGCGCCGGCATCAAGCTCTACGAAGTGGACCAGCGCTTCGAGGCTCGTGAAGAGAATGCGACGTTGGTCGTCGAGCCCTACGACGGTTTCGTGATCGACTACACGCTGGACTATCCGGCTCCCGTGGGTGAGCAGCGCTACGTGTTCGAGTATTCGGGACCGGAGTCGTTCCGTGATCAGATCGCGCCCGCGCGCACGTTTGGCTTCGTCCAGGAGTTCACGCAGCTTGCGTCCGTCGGGCTGGCGGCGGGCGGTCGTCTCGACAACTGCATCCTGATCGGTGACGACGGTGTGGTGAACGGGGAACTTCGCTTCGAGGACGAGTTCGTGCGCCACAAGATCCTCGATGTCATGGGCGACTTCGCCCTGCTCGGACGGCCCATCCGGGGCCGGATCGTCGCTCGCGCGACCGGTCATCGGCACAACGTCGGCATGGTGAGGACACTCCTCGCAGCCGCGGCGTAG
- the gspN gene encoding type II secretion system protein GspN → MTPTLTRVSLGRLGQVIGPWKGVLGYGAFTIAMLVIALLFGLPHELIARRAIDEATREIPVRVVFEDVAFSFPSGYRLENVRLSHRETPQYMAEISEITVSTPLLGVLFGPIDSADFSGSLYDGTFDGTVQTTNGKVDTSVRLDEVSLAKLSRRLLPSPGALGGTASLDLELSGDGRSTQSSKGKIKLRAKNVSLEGIIAQGFTVPDLTFQTVRLDAELQGARLQIDEFEAAGDEVTVAATGDVLVRDPAARSVLNIDFQLDVAADARPGLRVATSLLPPRKSGQKGWAVRGSLASPSLR, encoded by the coding sequence ATGACCCCCACTTTGACCCGTGTTTCTCTCGGCCGTCTCGGCCAGGTCATCGGCCCGTGGAAGGGTGTCCTGGGCTATGGGGCGTTCACGATCGCCATGCTCGTCATCGCACTGCTGTTCGGACTGCCGCACGAGCTGATCGCTCGACGCGCGATCGACGAGGCCACACGCGAGATCCCCGTGCGCGTCGTCTTCGAGGACGTCGCCTTCTCCTTCCCGAGCGGATACCGACTCGAGAACGTACGCCTCTCGCACCGAGAGACGCCGCAGTACATGGCAGAGATCTCCGAGATCACTGTCAGCACCCCGCTTCTCGGCGTCCTCTTCGGCCCCATCGATTCGGCCGACTTCTCCGGGAGTCTGTACGACGGGACCTTCGACGGCACGGTTCAGACCACCAACGGCAAGGTCGACACGAGCGTCAGACTCGACGAGGTCTCCCTGGCCAAGCTGTCCCGACGCCTCCTGCCCTCGCCCGGCGCCCTCGGAGGAACGGCCTCCCTCGACCTCGAGCTGTCCGGCGACGGGCGCAGCACGCAGAGTTCGAAGGGGAAGATCAAGCTACGCGCGAAGAACGTGTCTCTCGAAGGCATCATCGCGCAGGGCTTTACCGTGCCCGATCTCACCTTCCAGACCGTGCGGCTCGATGCCGAACTCCAGGGCGCACGACTGCAGATCGACGAGTTCGAGGCGGCGGGCGACGAAGTGACCGTCGCGGCCACCGGCGACGTCCTCGTTCGAGACCCGGCGGCGCGAAGCGTACTCAACATCGATTTCCAGCTCGACGTCGCGGCCGACGCGCGGCCCGGGCTTCGCGTCGCCACCTCGCTACTCCCCCCGCGCAAGAGCGGCCAGAAGGGCTGGGCGGTCCGCGGCTCGCTCGCCTCGCCTTCCCTCCGTTAG
- the gspM gene encoding type II secretion system protein GspM — translation MIERLLAGPRAQVTEFLAGLQPRERSMLYGAMGVAAVLILWLGVYEPMTNTLTDLDRKIAIAQRDAASINALAERYRTLRHAVADLEGGGDGSNGGASLFSQLESTTVPIVGRERIVSMNPSSRQIGENFEEDLVDMRLEAVPLREVIELLYTIEYKDPPMRLSRAAFKREYKDPSLIDATLVVARLSPR, via the coding sequence ATGATCGAGCGGCTTCTCGCAGGCCCGCGTGCCCAGGTGACCGAGTTTCTCGCCGGTCTCCAACCACGCGAACGGAGCATGCTTTACGGCGCGATGGGCGTGGCCGCTGTACTCATCCTCTGGCTCGGGGTGTACGAGCCGATGACCAACACCCTCACCGATCTCGACCGAAAGATCGCCATCGCACAGCGCGACGCGGCCTCGATCAACGCGCTGGCCGAACGGTATCGGACTCTCCGCCACGCCGTGGCGGACCTCGAGGGCGGCGGCGACGGCTCCAACGGCGGCGCCTCGCTCTTCTCGCAGCTCGAGTCCACGACCGTGCCGATCGTCGGCCGAGAGCGAATCGTCTCGATGAATCCGTCGAGCCGCCAGATCGGCGAGAACTTCGAAGAGGACCTGGTCGACATGCGGCTCGAGGCCGTGCCTCTTCGCGAGGTCATCGAGCTCCTCTACACGATCGAGTACAAGGACCCGCCGATGCGCCTCTCGCGCGCAGCGTTCAAGCGCGAGTACAAAGATCCATCTCTGATCGACGCGACCCTCGTCGTCGCCCGCCTGAGCCCGCGATGA
- a CDS encoding type II secretion system protein GspK — translation MHPRRHRVNGGVLAKTLRDQQGLALLSALLSVALLTLIVVEMTDATFVHSHLTRNAGNAMAAQLLARSGQVGAHEALGVSDDQVRGFVNTFIDASPLSLPTAQGHMMQIAIRDEVGRLNLNDALDNPEPFENLFADLDLDPSLLQSVQARLEVSEDGNLRSLSGDCSLPIPCEPRRGELQSIDDLRTIRGFTDAVLGQLRPFITAFPAKKGDQGINVRTAPPEVLRAIGCENTDALSAPPRTSDDVRAWLEEENCPSGTKPKPKNLDRSKVYSIISTAIVGDATQSVEAIVEVKSKAPLSWKQRPVWGVGPGGVP, via the coding sequence GTGCACCCCCGCCGACATCGCGTGAACGGCGGCGTGCTCGCAAAGACGCTCCGGGACCAACAAGGCCTTGCGCTCTTGTCCGCGCTGCTCTCCGTCGCACTCTTGACGCTAATCGTCGTCGAGATGACTGACGCCACGTTCGTGCACAGCCACCTCACGCGGAACGCCGGCAACGCCATGGCGGCCCAACTTCTCGCGCGCTCCGGACAGGTCGGGGCGCATGAAGCACTCGGGGTGAGCGATGATCAGGTGCGCGGCTTCGTGAACACCTTTATCGACGCGTCCCCGCTGAGCCTGCCCACCGCCCAGGGGCACATGATGCAGATCGCGATCCGCGACGAGGTCGGCCGTCTGAACCTGAACGACGCGCTCGACAACCCCGAGCCCTTCGAGAACCTCTTTGCCGATTTGGACCTCGACCCAAGCTTGCTTCAGTCGGTTCAAGCCCGCCTCGAGGTGAGCGAGGACGGGAACCTACGCAGCTTGAGCGGCGACTGCTCCCTGCCGATCCCGTGCGAGCCGCGACGAGGCGAACTCCAATCCATCGACGACCTCCGCACGATCCGCGGATTCACCGATGCCGTCCTCGGCCAGCTCCGCCCGTTCATCACGGCCTTCCCCGCGAAGAAGGGAGACCAAGGGATCAACGTCCGCACCGCCCCACCCGAGGTCCTCCGGGCGATCGGGTGCGAGAATACGGATGCTCTGTCGGCGCCCCCGCGGACGTCGGACGACGTCCGGGCGTGGCTCGAAGAGGAGAACTGCCCGAGCGGCACCAAGCCCAAGCCGAAGAACCTCGACCGCAGCAAGGTCTACTCGATCATCTCGACGGCAATCGTCGGTGACGCGACCCAATCCGTCGAGGCCATCGTCGAGGTGAAGAGCAAAGCGCCCCTCTCCTGGAAGCAACGCCCCGTTTGGGGAGTCGGCCCCGGCGGGGTACCCTGA
- a CDS encoding type II secretion system protein GspJ, translating into MTPHNPAEAGFTLLELLVGISILAIIVVAQVTPFQQTIESRDRAEASVQMSSAARITLMRLSEELTGALAFDDERLRFSLLDRTFDEPASELRFATTGARRVQGGARDPIDVVRYYLERDPDRPGSMLLMKQQLPSVAAQGVEPVTMLVLEDVQSFQAELLPPGGSWLTQQEPSAEVPRAVRLTLSVDDGTAVPTSYRTTVTLPMGAQ; encoded by the coding sequence ATGACTCCCCACAACCCAGCCGAGGCGGGCTTCACGCTGCTCGAGCTTCTCGTCGGAATCTCGATCCTCGCGATCATTGTCGTCGCGCAGGTCACACCGTTCCAGCAGACGATCGAGAGCCGCGACCGGGCGGAAGCATCCGTCCAGATGTCCTCGGCCGCACGGATCACGCTCATGCGGCTGTCGGAGGAACTCACGGGTGCCCTCGCCTTCGACGACGAGCGGCTTCGGTTTTCCCTACTCGACCGCACGTTCGACGAACCGGCGAGCGAGCTTCGGTTCGCAACCACAGGAGCCCGCCGCGTCCAGGGCGGAGCCCGCGACCCCATCGACGTCGTTCGATATTACCTCGAACGCGATCCAGACCGCCCGGGATCCATGCTGCTCATGAAGCAGCAGCTCCCGTCGGTCGCCGCGCAAGGCGTCGAGCCCGTGACGATGCTGGTGCTCGAAGACGTGCAGTCCTTCCAGGCAGAACTCCTGCCGCCCGGCGGTAGCTGGCTCACGCAACAGGAGCCCTCGGCCGAGGTGCCCCGCGCCGTCCGCCTCACGCTCTCCGTCGACGACGGCACGGCCGTCCCCACGAGTTACCGCACGACGGTGACCCTGCCGATGGGGGCGCAGTAG